The Platichthys flesus chromosome 18, fPlaFle2.1, whole genome shotgun sequence genome includes a window with the following:
- the slc35f1 gene encoding solute carrier family 35 member F1: MISVVSTVESVPRGTGTPAPSLYQRIRKFLTRDLLVTLAMGQVLSLLICAISLTSKYLADDLHANTPVFQSFLNYILLFLVYTTTLAVRQGEGNLLPILKQRWWKYMILGLVDIEANYLVLKAYQYTTLSSVQLLDGFVIPVVLLLSWFFLLVRYKAAHFVGAGLCLLGIGCMVGADILLGRQQGLGEQKLFGDLLVLGGATLYGISNICEEFIVKNLSRVEFLGMMGLFGSFFSGIQLAIMEHKELLKVSWDWQIGLLYVGFGGFMFGLYSFMPVVIKRTSATSVNLSLLTSDLYSLFCGIFLFQYKFSGLYLLSFVVIILGLVFYASSSTCVVQDPRVYKQFRNTGSQLANDPTQLRLGVPEPSVTYTSLGPEPGDELPVRID; the protein is encoded by the exons ATGATTTCTGTTGTTTCCACGGTGGAGAGCGTTCCCAGAGGTACAGGCACCCCGGCGCCCAGTCTCTACCAGCGGATCCGGAAGTTCCTAACCAG AGACCTCCTGGTGACCCTGGCTATGGGCCAGGTCTTGTCGTTGTTAATCTGTGCTATTAGTCTGACTAGCAAGTACCTGGCTGATGACTTACATGCTAACACACCAGTGTTCCAGAGCTTTCTCAACTACATCCTGCTGTTTTTGGTCTACACCACGACACTGGCAGTCCGGCAAG GTGAAGGGAACTTGCTGCCCATTCTGAAGCAACGCTGGTGGAAATACATGATTCTGGGTTTGGTAGACATCGAGGCCAACTATCTGGTCCTGAAGGCTTACCAGTACACTACACTCTCCAGTGTACAG TTGTTAGACGGTTTTGTCATCCCGGTTGTCCTGCTGCTGTCTTGGTTTTTTCTCTTGGTGAGGTACAAGGCAGCCCACTTTGTTGGGGCAGGGCTGTGCCTCTTGGGTATCGGCTGCATGGTCGGAGCTGATATCCTACTTGGTCGGCAGCAAGGCCTCG GCGAACAGAAGCTATTTGGGGATCTTTTGGTTCTGGGCGGAGCAACACTGTATGGGATCTCCAACATCTGTGAGGAATTCATTGTGAAGAACCTGAGCCGTGTGGAGTTCCTCGGGATGATGGGACTCTTCGGATCCTTCTTTAGCGGCATCcaact GGCAATCATGGAACACAAGGAGCTGCTGAAGGTATCCTGGGACTGGCAGATAG gtcTACTCTACGTGGGTTTTGGTGGTTTCATGTTTGGCCTGTACAGCTTCATGCCTGTGGTGATAAAGAGGACGAGTGCCACCTCAGTCaatctctctctgctcacatcGGACCTATACAGCCTCTTTTGTGGTATTTTCCTCTTTCAATACAAG TTCTCTGGCCTCTACCTGTTGTCATTTGTCGTCATTATCTTGGGCTTGGTCTTTTACGCCTCCTCATCTACCTGTGTGGTCCAGGATCCACGAGTCTACAAGCAGTTCAGGAACACAGGCAGCCAGTTGGCCAACGACCCAACCCAACTTAGGCTTGGAGTACCAGAACCTTCTGTCACCTACACCAGCCTGGGCCCCGAGCCGGGTGATGAGCTTCCTGTACGTATAGACTAA